From [Clostridium] symbiosum, a single genomic window includes:
- a CDS encoding glycosyltransferase family 2 protein gives MKKISIIISVYNEEAALEEFYRTARPMFEELSWDYELIFVNDGSADRSLSILKRFAAENPKVKVINFSRNFGHEAAMLAGLDYSEGDALVCMDADLQHPPECVEEIIGKFEEGYEVINMVRTRNKSAGFIKNLTSSAFYKLINRISDVKLEANASDFFAMTEPAARVLRENYREKVRFLRGYVQNIGFNRCNIEYEARPRVAGESKYSLRKLFKFSVNTILCFSDLPLKLGIYSGMFVGFLGLLVMIDTIYEWAAHGTPSGYATIVVLLCFMFAMLFVVVGIIGEYIAILFTELKDRPIYIIRDTENIAGGRGGAGKAESAENAGSTEKSGENTGADAAHTCKDAEYGCGGEGNQVRSAENIDKVKPE, from the coding sequence ATGAAAAAAATTTCAATTATTATTTCCGTTTATAACGAGGAAGCGGCGCTGGAGGAATTCTACCGGACGGCCCGGCCCATGTTTGAGGAACTAAGCTGGGACTATGAACTGATCTTCGTAAATGACGGAAGCGCGGATCGATCTTTGTCCATCCTGAAACGGTTTGCAGCGGAAAATCCCAAAGTGAAGGTAATCAATTTTTCCAGGAATTTCGGCCATGAGGCCGCCATGCTGGCCGGTCTCGACTACAGTGAGGGCGATGCCCTCGTGTGCATGGATGCGGATCTGCAGCACCCGCCGGAATGCGTGGAAGAGATTATCGGGAAGTTTGAGGAGGGGTATGAGGTGATCAACATGGTCCGCACCAGAAACAAGTCGGCCGGGTTTATCAAGAACTTAACCTCCTCCGCATTTTACAAACTGATTAACAGGATTTCCGATGTGAAGCTCGAAGCCAATGCCTCTGATTTTTTCGCAATGACGGAACCGGCGGCCAGGGTTCTCCGGGAAAATTATCGGGAAAAGGTGCGGTTTTTGAGGGGATATGTCCAGAACATCGGATTTAACCGATGCAATATTGAATATGAAGCCAGGCCGAGGGTGGCGGGAGAGAGTAAATACAGCCTGCGTAAGCTGTTCAAATTCTCCGTCAACACAATTCTGTGTTTTTCGGATCTGCCGCTGAAACTGGGGATTTACTCCGGTATGTTCGTCGGATTTCTGGGCCTTCTGGTGATGATAGACACGATCTACGAGTGGGCGGCCCACGGCACGCCCAGCGGCTACGCCACCATTGTGGTCCTCCTGTGCTTTATGTTTGCGATGCTGTTCGTAGTGGTGGGAATTATCGGAGAGTATATTGCAATTCTGTTTACGGAGCTGAAAGACCGTCCTATTTATATTATCCGGGATACGGAAAACATTGCCGGAGGCAGGGGCGGCGCCGGAAAGGCCGAAAGCGCTGAAAACGCCGGAAGTACCGAAAAAAGTGGGGAAAATACAGGCGCAGATGCGGCTCATACCTGCAAGGATGCAGAGTATGGCTGCGGCGGTGAGGGAAATCAGGTCAGGAGCGCGGAAAATATTGACAAGGTGAAGCCGGAATAA
- a CDS encoding zinc dependent phospholipase C family protein, with protein sequence MPGFTTHYIFGMKAYNDMPNSQLKHIVAKYRWLYQLGLQGPDMFFYNIPILRHQDYRNVGSYMHEHQVSQFFDCCLRHIGLIQSRQQKEEALAYFAGFINHYVADSICHPFIYGRIGYDINEPSSKNHGLHAALENELDAILLWKYKQKKPSEFNQTASICLNGQEIQFISHFLSSCINETYYPVTYRNNFQVTPAMVHRSVWAIRFGCRTLADKSGRKKNSIEFIESLFLKQPIASAKLVTDTISNYRNSCNLDHEPWCNPWKRSLASTASFVDLFHQTLAKCSNVYYLLNSCITSPVPLDKQDLSILLNELGNYSYHSGLPVS encoded by the coding sequence ATGCCAGGTTTTACTACCCACTATATATTTGGAATGAAGGCATACAACGACATGCCAAACTCTCAGTTAAAACACATTGTTGCCAAATACCGCTGGCTTTATCAGCTTGGCCTCCAGGGGCCGGATATGTTTTTTTACAATATCCCCATTCTCCGTCATCAGGATTACAGGAATGTGGGATCCTATATGCATGAACACCAGGTCAGCCAGTTTTTTGACTGCTGCCTGCGCCATATCGGCCTGATACAGTCGAGACAGCAGAAGGAGGAGGCGCTGGCCTATTTCGCCGGTTTTATCAACCACTATGTCGCGGATTCCATCTGCCATCCGTTTATCTACGGCAGAATCGGCTATGATATCAACGAACCTTCCTCCAAGAACCACGGCCTCCACGCCGCCCTAGAGAACGAACTGGACGCCATTCTTCTGTGGAAATACAAACAGAAAAAGCCGTCTGAATTCAACCAGACGGCCAGCATCTGCTTAAATGGCCAGGAGATACAGTTTATTTCCCATTTTCTGTCCTCCTGCATCAACGAAACATATTATCCGGTCACTTACCGCAACAATTTCCAGGTCACTCCGGCTATGGTACACCGTTCGGTGTGGGCCATCCGGTTCGGCTGCCGCACCCTGGCAGACAAGTCCGGACGCAAGAAGAACAGTATCGAATTCATCGAATCCCTGTTTTTAAAGCAGCCTATTGCGTCCGCGAAGCTGGTGACCGACACCATATCCAATTACCGCAACAGCTGTAACCTGGATCATGAACCGTGGTGCAACCCGTGGAAGCGTTCCCTTGCCTCCACCGCGTCATTCGTGGATCTGTTCCACCAGACGCTGGCAAAATGCAGCAATGTTTATTATCTGCTCAATTCCTGCATCACCAGCCCCGTTCCTCTCGATAAACAGGATTTATCCATCCTTTTAAATGAGCTGGGCAATTATTCGTACCACAGCGGCCTGCCTGTTTCCTGA
- the rfbH gene encoding lipopolysaccharide biosynthesis protein RfbH has protein sequence MSDEKMTAAGQEEARSQILKLVADYCDKYHNKKGPFEEGQRIPYASRVYDSHEMVNLVDSALEFWLTSGRYTDQFEKGLSGYLGVRFCSLVNSGSSANLIAFMALTSPLLGERRVKRGDEVITVAAGFPTTVTPVIQYGAVPVFVDVTIPQYNIDVTKLEDALSNKTKAVMIAHTLGNPYDLGAVKAFCDKHGLWLVEDNCDALGSRYTIDGVTKFTGTIGDIGTSSFYPPHHMTMGEGGAVYTDNALLNKIIRSFRDWGRDCVCPSGRDNLCGHRFDRQYGELPLGYDHKYVYSHFGYNLKATDMQAAVGCAQLEKFPSFVERRKHNFARLKAGLAGTEDKYILPVPCENSDPSWFGFLITCREGVDRNKVVQYVEGKGVQTRMLFAGNLTKHPCFNEMRENGSGYRVAGVLDNTDRIMRDTFWVGVYPGMTDEMIDYMAKVLKEA, from the coding sequence ATGTCTGATGAGAAGATGACGGCGGCAGGGCAGGAGGAGGCGCGCAGCCAAATCCTGAAACTGGTGGCCGATTACTGCGATAAATACCACAACAAAAAAGGGCCTTTTGAGGAGGGACAGAGAATCCCCTACGCTTCCCGTGTCTACGACAGCCATGAGATGGTGAACCTGGTGGACAGCGCCCTGGAATTCTGGCTGACCTCCGGCCGCTACACGGATCAGTTTGAAAAGGGACTTTCCGGTTATCTGGGAGTGAGATTCTGCTCCCTTGTAAACTCCGGTTCTTCCGCCAACCTGATTGCATTTATGGCTCTGACTTCCCCTCTGCTCGGAGAGCGCAGGGTGAAACGCGGGGACGAGGTCATCACCGTGGCCGCTGGCTTCCCGACGACGGTGACGCCCGTCATCCAGTATGGCGCAGTACCGGTATTTGTGGATGTGACGATTCCACAGTACAATATCGACGTGACGAAACTGGAAGACGCGCTGTCCAATAAGACAAAGGCCGTCATGATTGCCCATACGCTGGGAAATCCGTACGATCTCGGGGCCGTGAAGGCATTCTGTGATAAACACGGCCTGTGGCTGGTGGAAGACAACTGCGATGCCCTGGGCAGCCGCTATACAATCGACGGCGTGACGAAGTTTACGGGAACGATCGGCGACATTGGTACATCCAGTTTTTATCCGCCCCACCATATGACGATGGGGGAGGGAGGCGCCGTGTATACGGACAATGCCCTTCTCAATAAAATTATCCGTTCCTTCCGCGACTGGGGCCGCGACTGTGTCTGCCCTTCCGGCCGCGACAATCTCTGCGGGCACCGGTTTGACAGGCAGTACGGGGAACTTCCGCTGGGTTATGACCATAAATACGTTTACTCCCATTTTGGATATAACTTAAAGGCAACCGACATGCAGGCGGCGGTGGGCTGTGCGCAGCTGGAAAAATTCCCATCCTTTGTGGAGCGCAGAAAACACAATTTTGCCCGCCTGAAAGCAGGGCTTGCAGGAACGGAAGATAAATATATCCTGCCCGTTCCATGTGAGAATTCCGATCCGAGCTGGTTTGGTTTCCTGATTACCTGCCGGGAGGGTGTGGACAGAAACAAAGTGGTGCAGTATGTGGAAGGAAAGGGCGTACAGACCAGAATGCTCTTTGCCGGAAATCTGACCAAGCATCCGTGTTTTAATGAAATGAGGGAGAACGGCAGCGGATACCGCGTAGCTGGCGTTCTTGACAATACGGACCGCATTATGCGCGACACATTCTGGGTCGGCGTTTATCCGGGTATGACGGATGAGATGATTGATTATATGGCGAAGGTGCTGAAAGAGGCGTAG
- a CDS encoding helix-turn-helix transcriptional regulator: protein MSNFIKNVDEFITNKKIKQSYIALKTGMNTNKISRILNQTQNATEKDMEEISNALGYPLEFFLSPNFKVEDLETGYEQVAFYSGNVKSVNYEVVKNCISLLENIHSILGREQGLLYHMNEELYADK, encoded by the coding sequence ATGTCGAACTTTATTAAAAATGTTGATGAGTTTATCACAAATAAAAAGATCAAACAATCTTATATAGCACTTAAGACTGGAATGAATACGAATAAGATATCCCGGATCTTGAATCAAACACAAAATGCAACTGAAAAAGATATGGAAGAAATTTCAAATGCGCTTGGATATCCACTGGAATTTTTCCTGTCACCAAATTTTAAAGTAGAGGATTTGGAAACAGGCTATGAACAAGTCGCTTTTTATTCAGGAAATGTAAAATCTGTTAACTATGAAGTTGTAAAGAATTGTATTAGTCTTTTAGAAAATATCCATTCTATACTTGGTCGTGAGCAAGGATTGCTTTATCATATGAACGAGGAATTATATGCAGATAAATAA
- a CDS encoding LicD family protein has translation MTETAGMPYDLSKVHEADRKLLKEIDRICRKYKIKYAMDSGTLLGAVRHRGFIPWDDDVDVVFTRPNFEMFMKVAPRELPEGMSVLRPEEIRGGKVFYDFTSRIIYENSRVHEDNDQMRFYDGKLNHLWVDLFVLDRLPDGKGAAAWAKFLQKVIYGMAMAHRDRLDYSKYSLADKIRVGALATAGRLIPMPLLFKLQRRAAMKDGKKKTKRWYYSNYQPDYLYVTLEGAWCEKTVDMEFEGMEIMAPVGYTHVLELIYGDYKKLPPPEKRVPAHSTIEIQILDQEK, from the coding sequence ATGACAGAGACAGCCGGAATGCCTTATGACCTGTCAAAGGTCCACGAGGCGGACAGAAAATTATTAAAAGAAATTGACCGGATTTGCCGGAAATATAAAATCAAATATGCCATGGACTCGGGAACGCTCCTCGGCGCGGTCCGCCACAGGGGATTCATCCCCTGGGACGACGACGTGGATGTGGTGTTCACAAGGCCGAATTTTGAGATGTTCATGAAGGTAGCTCCCAGGGAGCTGCCGGAGGGAATGTCGGTCCTGAGGCCGGAGGAGATACGGGGCGGTAAGGTATTCTATGACTTTACATCCCGAATTATCTACGAGAACAGCCGTGTCCACGAGGATAACGATCAGATGCGTTTTTACGACGGGAAGCTGAACCACCTCTGGGTGGATCTGTTTGTCCTGGATCGCCTGCCAGACGGAAAAGGGGCGGCGGCATGGGCTAAATTCCTTCAGAAGGTGATCTATGGCATGGCGATGGCACACCGTGACAGACTGGACTATTCCAAATACAGCCTGGCCGACAAGATACGGGTGGGAGCCCTTGCCACGGCGGGACGCCTGATCCCGATGCCGCTCCTGTTCAAACTTCAGCGCAGGGCTGCGATGAAAGACGGGAAGAAAAAGACAAAACGGTGGTATTACAGCAATTACCAGCCGGACTATCTGTATGTGACGCTGGAGGGGGCATGGTGCGAAAAGACCGTAGATATGGAGTTTGAGGGGATGGAGATTATGGCCCCTGTGGGCTATACCCATGTGCTGGAACTCATTTACGGCGACTATAAAAAGCTGCCGCCGCCGGAGAAACGCGTTCCGGCCCACTCAACCATAGAAATACAGATTTTGGACCAGGAGAAATGA
- a CDS encoding ImmA/IrrE family metallo-endopeptidase: MQINKLRNIIDFNKKHQKKIEELVSFIGIDNDINTNIIDIRNVLRELCEKQNIEIFEIPIQDKELGAVFFVQDQIKYILLNSSVPKVNLNFAIAHELYHIYVKNSASNYDVGDVFVIDEYQDNENEMLANAFAAELLMPRTQINYIYNFFAKDNQAFETIVKLMNYFSTPYISVLKRLLEIGKLKDHALAELLNKSENNIMEAAKENGLDEDLLRPSRRDDSKMIIQKLKDNGNELIEKGLLSHVQLKRTIDKVEKLLIKLRDN, from the coding sequence ATGCAGATAAATAAATTAAGAAATATTATTGATTTTAATAAGAAGCACCAAAAGAAGATAGAAGAACTGGTTAGTTTTATCGGAATTGATAATGATATAAATACAAATATTATTGATATCCGGAATGTTTTACGTGAATTATGTGAAAAGCAAAATATTGAAATATTTGAGATCCCAATACAGGACAAAGAATTGGGTGCTGTTTTTTTTGTTCAGGATCAGATAAAATATATTTTATTAAATTCCAGTGTTCCAAAAGTAAATTTAAATTTTGCTATTGCGCATGAGTTATATCACATTTATGTTAAAAATTCTGCCTCAAATTATGATGTAGGGGATGTTTTTGTTATCGATGAATATCAAGATAATGAAAACGAAATGTTGGCCAATGCATTTGCGGCAGAGTTATTAATGCCAAGAACTCAAATTAATTACATTTATAATTTCTTTGCGAAAGATAACCAGGCTTTTGAGACCATAGTTAAATTAATGAATTACTTTTCTACGCCATATATTTCAGTTTTAAAAAGACTTCTTGAGATTGGAAAATTGAAGGACCATGCATTAGCCGAACTTCTAAATAAATCGGAAAATAATATAATGGAGGCTGCTAAAGAAAATGGGCTTGATGAAGATTTGTTAAGACCTTCACGTAGAGATGACTCAAAAATGATTATCCAGAAATTAAAAGATAATGGTAACGAGCTGATAGAAAAAGGTCTGCTATCGCATGTGCAGTTAAAAAGAACCATTGATAAAGTAGAAAAATTGTTGATAAAACTAAGGGATAATTAA
- the rfbG gene encoding CDP-glucose 4,6-dehydratase, whose translation MINMELLDFYKGKKVLVTGDTGFKGSWFVRMLTLAGAGVTGYGLEPPTDPSLFEIAGIRKTVDHVTGDIRDLEHLREVFDRVRPEIVFHLAAQPIVRDSYKEPVYTYETNVMGTVNVLECIRLCPSVRSFVNVTTDKVYENKEWEYGYRENDRLDGYDPYSNSKSCSELVTHSYRQSFFQGGCPAVSTCRAGNVIGGGDFANDRIIPDCVRAAQAGEPIIVRNPHSIRPFQHVLEPLFIYMTVAKRQYEEPELAGNYNVGPDDADCVDTGRLTDLFCEKWGDGMTWINRYDGGPHEAGFLKLDCSRIRRVFAWQPRYHVEEAVEKTVEWSKAWLAGEDMLAVTDRQIKEFLKIDDSEDK comes from the coding sequence GTGATTAATATGGAATTACTCGATTTTTATAAAGGAAAGAAGGTTCTCGTGACAGGCGATACCGGATTTAAAGGTTCGTGGTTTGTCAGAATGCTGACCCTCGCCGGAGCCGGAGTCACGGGATACGGGCTTGAACCACCGACCGACCCTAGCCTCTTTGAGATTGCGGGAATTAGGAAGACGGTGGATCATGTGACGGGGGATATCCGGGATCTGGAACATCTCAGGGAGGTTTTCGACCGGGTACGGCCGGAGATTGTGTTCCACCTGGCGGCACAGCCGATCGTGCGCGATTCCTATAAGGAACCGGTGTACACCTATGAGACGAACGTCATGGGCACCGTGAACGTGCTGGAGTGCATCCGCCTTTGCCCGTCTGTGAGATCCTTCGTCAATGTGACGACGGATAAGGTTTATGAGAATAAGGAATGGGAATACGGCTACAGGGAGAATGACCGTCTGGACGGCTACGATCCCTACTCCAACAGCAAATCATGCTCCGAGCTTGTGACGCACAGCTACCGGCAGTCCTTTTTCCAGGGCGGCTGTCCCGCTGTCTCCACCTGCAGGGCGGGGAACGTCATCGGAGGAGGCGATTTTGCCAATGACCGTATCATACCGGACTGCGTCAGGGCGGCGCAGGCGGGAGAACCGATTATCGTGCGCAACCCCCACTCCATCCGCCCGTTCCAGCATGTGCTGGAGCCGCTGTTCATCTACATGACGGTGGCGAAGAGACAGTATGAGGAGCCGGAGCTTGCAGGGAATTATAACGTCGGCCCGGATGACGCGGACTGTGTGGATACGGGCAGGCTCACGGATCTGTTCTGTGAGAAATGGGGGGACGGGATGACCTGGATTAACCGGTATGACGGAGGCCCCCATGAGGCGGGGTTCCTGAAACTGGACTGTTCCAGAATCAGGCGCGTTTTCGCTTGGCAGCCCAGATATCACGTGGAAGAGGCCGTTGAAAAGACCGTGGAGTGGTCCAAAGCCTGGCTGGCTGGGGAAGACATGCTTGCGGTGACGGACCGGCAGATAAAAGAATTTCTGAAGATAGATGATTCGGAAGATAAATGA
- a CDS encoding sodium:alanine symporter family protein, giving the protein MEIVKVIHDLVWGPWLLVLFLGTGIFYTFKLRGFQIFHLRYWWKATVGTLGGGGEESKSQMATACTALAATVGTGNIAGVATAIAAGGPGAVFWMWVSAFVGMAAAYGETYLGIKYRYKGPDGQYICGPFVYLERGLKSRKMGLIYAFFCVLASLGMGSMVQANSISDSFTYAFSLPPLITGLAVTVLTMAVIFGGIGRISEAASRLVPFSACLYMVLCGIVIFSCYDRVPGVFAEIVKEAFNVKSAAGGAAGYGMTKALSYGVARGVFSNEAGLGSLAVLHGSAGKTTAGEQGMWAIFEVFFDTIISCTLTALVILCIAGKSGVAGTLFYADGQTDGSAMIAACFSQCFGAAGGYLTAVSMALFAFATIIAWFYLGRQAVAYLTEHSGAGRIFLFFYGFVYLNAVFFGCVAKLELVWSLSDVFNGLMAVPNLIGILLLSKEVKSPLHSPKNRF; this is encoded by the coding sequence ATGGAGATTGTAAAAGTAATCCATGATCTGGTATGGGGACCATGGCTTTTAGTGTTATTTTTAGGAACAGGAATTTTTTACACATTTAAATTGCGGGGTTTTCAGATTTTTCATCTCAGGTACTGGTGGAAGGCCACGGTGGGAACGCTGGGAGGCGGCGGGGAGGAATCGAAATCTCAGATGGCGACGGCCTGTACGGCTCTGGCCGCCACGGTGGGGACGGGAAATATCGCCGGAGTGGCGACGGCCATCGCCGCAGGGGGACCGGGAGCCGTCTTCTGGATGTGGGTGTCGGCCTTTGTCGGGATGGCCGCCGCATATGGGGAAACTTATCTGGGCATTAAATACAGATACAAAGGGCCGGACGGCCAGTATATCTGCGGACCGTTCGTTTATCTGGAACGGGGGCTGAAGAGCCGGAAGATGGGGCTTATCTATGCCTTCTTCTGTGTCCTGGCATCGCTGGGAATGGGAAGCATGGTTCAGGCCAACTCGATTTCCGACAGCTTTACCTATGCTTTTTCCCTTCCACCGCTGATAACCGGGCTTGCGGTGACCGTGCTCACGATGGCGGTGATTTTTGGAGGAATCGGCAGGATATCCGAGGCAGCCAGCAGGCTGGTGCCGTTTTCCGCCTGCCTTTACATGGTTTTATGCGGAATTGTGATTTTCAGCTGTTATGACAGAGTGCCCGGAGTGTTTGCCGAAATCGTGAAAGAGGCCTTTAATGTCAAAAGCGCCGCGGGAGGCGCCGCCGGTTACGGAATGACAAAGGCGCTGAGCTACGGCGTGGCGAGGGGAGTCTTTTCCAATGAGGCGGGGCTGGGAAGCCTGGCGGTGCTCCACGGCTCGGCCGGAAAGACAACGGCCGGGGAACAGGGGATGTGGGCGATTTTTGAGGTGTTTTTTGATACGATCATCAGCTGCACCCTGACCGCCCTCGTGATTCTCTGCATCGCAGGGAAGAGCGGTGTGGCCGGCACACTGTTTTATGCCGACGGCCAGACCGACGGAAGCGCGATGATTGCGGCCTGCTTCTCGCAGTGCTTCGGAGCGGCCGGAGGATATCTGACCGCCGTGTCTATGGCTCTCTTCGCCTTTGCCACGATTATCGCCTGGTTTTATCTGGGCAGGCAGGCCGTGGCCTATCTGACGGAACATTCCGGGGCGGGCAGGATATTTTTATTTTTCTATGGGTTTGTATACCTGAATGCGGTATTTTTTGGATGTGTGGCAAAGCTGGAACTTGTCTGGAGCCTCTCCGATGTGTTCAACGGCCTGATGGCGGTGCCGAACCTAATCGGAATTCTGCTGCTGTCAAAGGAAGTAAAATCGCCGTTACATAGCCCGAAAAACAGATTTTAG
- a CDS encoding D-alanyl-D-alanine carboxypeptidase family protein, giving the protein MKKFMSLLLSIIMVIAGPAMTSYAKPDWPSDTGIQSEAGVVMDMDSKTVIFGQNIHVQKAPASITKLLTALVVIENAKLDDTVTFSDDAIHNVEDGAGNKNALEVGDKMTVKDCLYHMLLTSSNQSANALAEHVAGSRDAFVAMMNEKVKELGCENSHFANPSGLNDDTQLTTVYDMALIGTAAYENPTLLEIGSAKSYRLPSTANNPDGVTIKMEHKMLMEGDPNYYPAAIAGKTGFTSIAGQTLVTYASKDNRRLIAVTMKSTEFTHYQDTTALLNFGFDKFQNVSISENETSYTSGDQPVMLGDRSYEPSDLSIDAKAVITVPRDAQFSDTERNVVTKLPENHPDGAVALLEYTYNERKVGEVYIISAKQAAIDETAQAGGESPESAPAGQDGEGTPDSGKETGGAAHIAFKLPKQAPWIALIGVIAAAGLGFAIVFFKKKKEEERRLMEERRRKRKQRLEEIGCTQEEFDRLLEERARRGK; this is encoded by the coding sequence ATGAAGAAATTTATGAGTTTACTCTTAAGTATCATTATGGTGATCGCCGGGCCGGCCATGACCTCCTATGCAAAGCCGGACTGGCCGTCGGATACGGGCATCCAGTCGGAGGCCGGAGTTGTGATGGATATGGATTCCAAGACCGTGATTTTCGGCCAGAACATCCACGTCCAGAAAGCTCCGGCAAGCATCACCAAGCTGCTGACGGCCCTGGTGGTGATTGAGAATGCGAAGCTGGACGATACGGTGACGTTCTCGGACGACGCCATCCATAACGTGGAGGATGGGGCCGGTAATAAGAATGCGCTGGAAGTTGGGGATAAGATGACGGTGAAGGACTGCCTTTACCATATGCTTCTGACCTCATCCAACCAGTCGGCCAACGCCCTGGCAGAACACGTGGCGGGCAGCCGCGACGCTTTTGTGGCGATGATGAATGAGAAGGTGAAGGAGCTGGGCTGTGAGAACAGCCATTTTGCCAATCCATCGGGTTTGAATGACGACACACAGCTTACGACGGTGTACGATATGGCGCTGATTGGAACGGCGGCCTATGAGAACCCGACGCTGCTGGAGATTGGCTCGGCCAAAAGCTACCGTCTTCCCTCCACCGCCAACAATCCTGACGGCGTGACGATCAAGATGGAACACAAGATGTTAATGGAGGGAGATCCCAATTATTATCCGGCGGCGATTGCAGGAAAGACCGGTTTTACCTCGATTGCGGGGCAGACACTGGTGACCTATGCGTCAAAGGATAACCGGAGGCTGATCGCGGTGACGATGAAGAGCACCGAATTTACCCACTATCAGGATACGACAGCCCTTTTAAACTTTGGATTTGATAAGTTTCAGAATGTCAGCATCAGTGAAAATGAGACTTCCTATACCTCGGGGGATCAGCCCGTAATGCTGGGGGACCGCTCCTATGAGCCATCGGATCTCTCTATTGACGCTAAGGCCGTGATTACCGTTCCCAGGGATGCGCAGTTCTCCGATACGGAACGGAATGTGGTTACAAAACTTCCGGAGAATCATCCGGACGGTGCTGTGGCCCTTCTTGAGTATACCTATAATGAGCGGAAAGTCGGAGAAGTTTACATAATCAGTGCAAAGCAGGCGGCCATCGACGAGACGGCCCAGGCCGGTGGCGAATCGCCGGAATCGGCACCCGCAGGCCAGGACGGCGAGGGTACGCCCGATTCCGGCAAGGAGACGGGCGGAGCCGCGCATATTGCCTTTAAACTGCCGAAACAGGCGCCCTGGATAGCGCTGATCGGCGTGATCGCGGCGGCGGGCCTCGGATTTGCCATTGTTTTTTTCAAAAAGAAAAAAGAGGAAGAGCGCAGGCTCATGGAGGAGCGGCGCAGGAAGAGAAAGCAGCGTCTGGAAGAAATCGGCTGCACCCAGGAAGAATTTGACCGTCTGCTGGAAGAGCGCGCGCGGCGTGGAAAATAG
- the rfbF gene encoding glucose-1-phosphate cytidylyltransferase, whose protein sequence is MKVVILAGGFGTRISEESHLKPKPMVEIGEQPILWHIMKYYSQFGYHDFIICLGYKQYVVKEFFADYFLHTSDVTFDLANNSMEVHNNYSEPWKVTLVDTGLHTMTGGRIKRVREYIGDETFMLTYGDGVSTVDLDALFKFHKSHGKTATISGVNIGQRFGVLDVDADGAIHEFREKNDDDGKIVNGGFMVMEPGVFDYIDGDETVFEKAPLENLAKDGELMVYRHDGFWKCMDTQRDRMQLEKMWQDGDAPWKIW, encoded by the coding sequence ATGAAAGTAGTGATATTAGCAGGAGGATTCGGGACAAGGATCAGCGAGGAGAGCCATCTGAAGCCGAAACCAATGGTGGAAATAGGAGAACAGCCGATTTTATGGCACATTATGAAATATTATTCCCAGTTTGGGTATCATGATTTTATCATCTGTCTGGGGTACAAGCAGTATGTGGTCAAAGAATTTTTTGCCGATTACTTCCTCCATACCTCCGATGTGACCTTTGACCTGGCAAACAACAGCATGGAAGTCCACAATAATTATTCCGAGCCGTGGAAGGTGACGCTGGTGGATACGGGCCTCCATACAATGACCGGGGGACGTATCAAGAGGGTGCGCGAATACATCGGTGACGAGACATTTATGCTGACATACGGGGACGGAGTGTCCACGGTGGATCTCGATGCCCTGTTTAAATTCCATAAGAGCCATGGTAAAACGGCCACGATCAGCGGCGTCAACATCGGCCAGCGGTTCGGAGTCCTGGATGTGGATGCCGACGGGGCGATCCATGAATTCCGTGAGAAGAACGACGACGACGGCAAGATTGTAAACGGCGGTTTCATGGTGATGGAGCCGGGCGTATTTGACTATATAGACGGGGATGAGACGGTGTTTGAAAAAGCGCCGCTTGAGAACCTTGCAAAGGACGGGGAACTGATGGTATACCGCCATGACGGTTTCTGGAAATGCATGGACACCCAGAGGGACAGAATGCAGCTTGAAAAGATGTGGCAGGACGGGGATGCGCCGTGGAAAATCTGGTAG